TGGTTCGTCATCATAAACTAACCTCGGCTTCTTCTTAGCAAAAGCTGCTTTTAGATATGGGACGCTTTCCGAAGGGACTTTACCAAAGTTAATCAGTACTTTATGCTTTGATACACCCAAATGATCACGAGATGATTCAACAAGGGCACAATAATATGAATCATCATTCCCTTTATTATTCTTAACTGCTCTAACAAACATAACAAAACCCTCCTTTTCTTAACTACATTATATATCTATAAGCAATTAAATTAAAGGTTATATTACATTTATTCTTAACTACATTTATATCTTTTGATATTACATTTATTGGAAATATTCTTTGAAAACAAAAGAAAAGGAGTCAACCAAGCTTATGCTAAGTTGACCCCATTGTCCACTAAATAGTGGACTTGATGTCGAATGGTGGCTCCTCTCAGAATCGAACTGAGGACACACGGAGCTTCAATCCGTTGCTCTACCAACTGAGCTAAAGAGCCATGGTTGCGGGGACAGGATTTGAACCTGCGACCTCCGGGTTATGAGCCCGACGAGCTACCGAACTGCTCTACCCCGCGATATATATTTACTGCGCTTATACAGTATAACAAACTTTGAAATAAAAATCAATGGCGGAGGAGGTGGGATTCGAACCCACGCATGCTCTCACATCTGCTGGTTTTCAAGACCAGTCCCTTCAGCCACTTGGGTACTCCTCCAGTTGAATTTTATTTGGTGGACCCTGTAGGACTCGAACCTACGACCCACCGGTTATGAGCCGGATGCTCTAACCAACTGAGCTAAGGGTCCGTCCCTTTTGTTATTAATTTAAATGGTAGCGGGAGTGAGGGTCGAACTCACGACCTCCCGGGTATGAACCGGACGCTCTGGCCAACTGAGCTATCCCGCCGTATATAAACAGTATCTTTTTTTTAAATGGTCGGGATGACAGGATTTGAACCTGCGACCCCTTGATCCCAAATCAAGTGCACTACCAAGCTGTGCTACATCCCGATAAAAAAATGGCGCGCCCGACAGGAGTCGAACCCATAACCTTCTGATCCGTAGTCAGACGCTCTGTCCAATTGAGCTACGGGCGCGTTTCTATCTTATCCGATTAACCTTTAAATAAAGATGGTGGGGATGAAGGGACTTGAACCCTTACGAAGCTGGCTTCAACGGATTTTAAGTCCGTTGCGTCTACCGATTCCGCCACATCCCCATGTTTTATTGGAGGTTCCTATCGGATTCGAACCGATGATCACAGAGTTGCAGTCTATTGCCTTACCACTTGGCTAAGGAACCGTTTCACACTGTGCTTATTCATTATACAATATCAGTGAAAAATTGCAAGCACTAATTTACTTTTTTTTTAATTGTTTTTTCTCAGTTATTTATGTTGAGTTTTGACACAACTTTTAGGTCATATTATATTTTGTCTCTATATGAGAATACTGAAAAGAGGAAGCCAGTTATGGATCCTCTTCAGTACTCAATTGTTTCTCTTGATATAAATGTTTTATTTATTGAACTGTGGCAAATACTCTTTATGAGCTTCTAACAATTCATCTACGACAACTTCAGCGATCGTTGCACTTGGACACAATGGATTTGCGCTAAGGGCATATATTGCAAGTTCACGATTTCCAGTGATTGCTGCTTCACATACCATGCGTTCAAATGACTTAATGTTTTGAATTGAACCATTAATTCGTGGATCAAGTTCTCCAACTGTAATTGGCTTCGGACCATCTTTTGTAATAACACACGCAATCTCGACAGCACTATCTGAAGAAATGTTTGAAATAGCACCATTGTTTCGCACATTTACATACTGAATGTCCTGCTTGTTATTGTGAATTGAGTTTATAAGACTGCACGCAGCATCGGAATAATGCGCTCCACCACGTTTTTCAAGTTGTGGGGGTTTAACACGAAGCTCGAGATCTTTATACAATTCAAATAATTCATCTTCAAGTTTTTTAACAACTTCTCCGCGTACGCGACCTTCTTTGTATTCTTCTAATTCTGTCTCGAGTTGTTCCTTTGTGAAGTAGTAATAGTTGTGATATGGACAAGGAAGGTATCCTAGCCCCTTGATAAAGCTTGGTGAATACGATTGAGCTGTAAAGTTGTTCATTTGTAAGGCTTCTTCACTGCTCTCTATTTGCTTCTCAATGACCTTGTCTAATACAGACTCTCCTTTAACATAAGCATTAGTAACATAAATATGGTGGTTTACTCCACTGATTTCTAATGTCACATCATTCATATCAACATCTAGTTGTGTTGCGATATTGTGTTTAAGCCCAAAAGGTACATTGCACAAGCCAATTACACGTTTAAAGTTTGTATAGCGTAATACAGCTTCTGTTACCATACCTGCTGGATTTGTAAAGTTAATTAGCCATGCATTTGGACAGAGTTCCTGAATGTCTTTCACGATATCAAGAATTACCGGAATTGTTCTAAAGGCTTTGAACATTCCACCCGCTCCGTTTGTTTCTTGACCAATAATTCCGTGTTTAAGGGGAATCCGTTCATCTTTAATCCGAGCTTCTAATAACCCAATTCTCATTTGAGTTGTGACATAGTCCGCATCAACAAGTGCCTCGCGTCGATCATAGCTTAACACAACTTTAATCGGTAGGTTTGCTTCTTCTACCATCCGCTTTGCCAATGCACCAACAATTTCGAGTTTCTCGCGTCCTTTTTCAATATCTACAAGCCATAGTTCTGTTAGAGGAAACTCTTCATAACGTTTAATAAATCCTTCAATTAATTCAGGCGTATAACTGCTCCCGCCACCAATCGTAACAACCTTTAATTTATCCATATTATTTGCCTTTCTTTTGCGTTTATTTAACGCATTAAATCACCCATAAATACACTCATAGGTAACACCTAAATCATACACTATACACCTTAATCTTACAACGTATGATTTCTCAATAATCATAAGAAAACAGAAGATCTGAATACTGCTAGATCTTCTGTTTCACTTTATTGAGAGATTACTTTAATCCAAAGGTCACCCATAATTTCTTTTGTTACTGCATTGTAGAAGAATTCTTCATCTAAATCAAAGTCAGCACGTGGAATATAAGAAGAAATACCTTCAAATTCTCCGCCTTCTGCTGTTAGTTCTTCAACCACCGCTTCAATTGGACTTGAGTATCCAACATAAACAGAATTAGCCATTGAGTTTTCTTCACGTGTAATGAAATCAATGAATTTATGTGCTAAGTCTTTATTCTGTGACACTTCAGGAATTACCATTGAATCAATCCATAGATTTGTTCCTTGTTTTGGTTCAAAGTATTCAAGGTTTTCGTTTTCAGATATAACAAATGTCGCATCTCCAGAGTACATAACTGCAATGCTCTTTTCGCCACCAATCATACCATCAATTACAGTATCAGTCACAAAGATTGGATTTGTTGCGGCTTTCATTTCCACAAGCCATTCGTATGCTTCATTGAGTTCTTGTTCATTTTCTGTGTTCATCGAATATCCCAAAGCCTTAAGTGCAACCATAAAACCATCGCGTTCTGAATCGTAGAAGAACACTTGCCCATTGTAATCTGTATTTTTAAAGATTTCCCAACCTTGTGCTTCAACAACACTTGAGTCCACTTTTGTTGTGTCATACACAATTCCAACACTTCCTACAAAGTAAGGAACGCTGTACTCATTGTTAGGGTCAAAGTGACGGTCTTGATAGTCATCACTAATGTTTGAGTAATTTGTAATCTTACTAAAATCAATTTTACTTAAGAGACCTTCTTCACGAAGACGTTGAATTGTGTAATCCGAAGGCACAATAACATCATAAGTTTCGCCGGATAAAAGTTTCGTATACATTTCTTCATTTGATGTAAATGTATCATACTGAACACGAACACCATATTCTTCTTCAAATGCACTGATTACATCCGTATCAATATACTCACCCCAGTTATACACTCTTAACACTTCTTGTCCACTGCTATTTGAACCACATCCAACTAATACCATTAGGGATGCAACCAATCCTACAAATATTTTTTTCATCGTATTTCCTCCTTAAACTTTAATACGTTTTGCACTATTCTTATTTAACATTGGTACTACATTAATAACGACTAAGAACACTGTGACAACCAGTACCATAATTGTACTCAGTGCATTAATTGATGGGTTTAAGCGTTTTGACATGGTATAAACCATAATTGAGATGTTTTTGACGCCATTCCCAGTCACGAAATATGAAATCACAAAATCATCAAATGACATTGTAAATGCCAATAACGCTGCGGAAATCACACTTGGCATAATTTGCGGAATAATAATTTTTGTTAATGCCTGAGAGGGTGTTGCACCTAAATCCATTGCTGCATCCGTTAAATTCGGATCAATTCTTCTCAGTTTTGGTAAAACCGTCAAGATTACATATGGAATACTGAATGCAATATGCGCAATCAACATGGTCACAAAACCACGTGGCACTTTGAATGCCGTAAAGAGAATCATTAAACTGATCGCAGTCACCACTTCTGGATTCATGATTGGTAAGTTATTAATCGTCAAGACAACCTGTTTAACTAAAGGCTTTGAATCACTCAGACCAATTGCAGCTAACGTTCCTGCAATCGTTGAAACAAAGGTTGAAATAAGAGCAATCGCAATTGTCGTTTGAACTGCTGCCATCATTTCTCGATTATTAAATAAGGTTTCATACCATTGTAATGAGAATCCTGTAAAATTAGTGAGTGAGCGTGAATCATTAAATGAGAACACGATCATCACAAGAATCGGAGCGTAGAAGAATGCAAGCATCGCAAACATTCCAGCAAACGAGAGCCCTTTATGCTTTTTAATTCCAACCATAATTAAGCCTCCTTCACTTTCTTACTTGGCCGATCATTATCGACAGTTTGATCAACACGGTTTGTTAAGTGCATTGACACCATAATCAGTGCTGCCATAATCAATGAAATCGCAGATCCAAAGTTCCAGTTTCCTTGTGTAATAAATTGCTTTTCAATTAAGTTACCAATTAGGATATACTGTCCACCCCCTAAGAATTGAGGAATTACAAAGGTTGAAACAGCGGGTAAGAACACCAATGTTATTCCTGAGATAACACCAGACAAAGAGAGTGGGAAAACGACTTTCATGAATGTTTGACGTCGATTTGCCCCTAAATCATAACTTGCTTCGATGAGTGAATTGTCCATTCTACTTAATACCGTATAGATTTGAATAATCATAAAGGGCAAAAAGTTATAAACCATCCCTAATACAACCGCAAAGTCAGTGTAAAGCATTTTGATGGGACCCAAACCAAATTTTGCTAAGAATCCATTAATGAGCCCCACATCGGACAAGATACTAATCCACGCATAGGTCCGAATCAACATATTAATCCACATTGGAATTGTAACAAGAAGAATTAAAAAGGTTTGCATCTTCTCTGATTTGCGAGAAATTATATAAGCCAGCGGATAGCCAATAATGAGACAAATCACAGTAGTAATGAGCGCTATCTTTAGTGATTGCCACAACACTTGTAAGAACACCGGTTCAAAGAACCGTTTAAAGTGTTCAAGGGTGAAGTGAATAGGCACAATTGTATTTGACCCTGTTGTGGTAAAAGCATACAACACAATCAACAACATTGGCACTACAATCAATAAGGATATCCAGACGATATAAGGAATAACCAGTCTACGATATACCTTCATCAGTATGCCTCCAACTTCCACATAACATGAATGTCTTCAGGGAAGAAATGGATACCTACCTCTTTTCCAATCTCTGAATTATCCGTTGTATGGATTACATAATCTCTGTATTTTGTGGATACAACGATTTCATAATGAACGCCTTTGAACAAAATAGAATCAACAACACCCTTGAGTTTCCCCATCTCAATATCCACAATATCTAGATCTTCAGGTCGTATTACAATATCAACCGCTTCATTTTCATCAAATCCATAATCAACACATTCAAATTCATGATCATCAAATGAAACCAAACGATCACGAATCATCGTGCCTTCAATGATATTCGACTCCCCAATAAAATCAGCAACAAAGCGATTTTCAGGTTCATTATAAATATCCGATGGTGTTCCAATTTGCTGGATTTCACCTTCATTCATGACAACAATTTTGTCTGACATTGTTAAGGCTTCTTCTTGATCATGGGTTACATAAACAAAGGTAATCCCAACGTTTTGTTGGATTTCCTTAAGTTCATGTTGCATTTCTTTACGCAACTTAAGGTCAAGCGCACCCAATGGTTCATCCAGAAGCAATACCATCGGTTCATTGATGAGCGCTCGCGCAATCGCAATACGTTGTTGTTGTCCCCCTGACATCAATGTTACAGAACGTTCTCCATAACCTTCTAAGTTAACAAGCTTCAACATGCGATTCACTTTTTGATTAATAATTTCTTCCGATTCTTTTTTAATACGCAAACCAAACGCAATGTTAT
This DNA window, taken from Erysipelothrix larvae, encodes the following:
- a CDS encoding 6-phospho-beta-glucosidase; this translates as MDKLKVVTIGGGSSYTPELIEGFIKRYEEFPLTELWLVDIEKGREKLEIVGALAKRMVEEANLPIKVVLSYDRREALVDADYVTTQMRIGLLEARIKDERIPLKHGIIGQETNGAGGMFKAFRTIPVILDIVKDIQELCPNAWLINFTNPAGMVTEAVLRYTNFKRVIGLCNVPFGLKHNIATQLDVDMNDVTLEISGVNHHIYVTNAYVKGESVLDKVIEKQIESSEEALQMNNFTAQSYSPSFIKGLGYLPCPYHNYYYFTKEQLETELEEYKEGRVRGEVVKKLEDELFELYKDLELRVKPPQLEKRGGAHYSDAACSLINSIHNNKQDIQYVNVRNNGAISNISSDSAVEIACVITKDGPKPITVGELDPRINGSIQNIKSFERMVCEAAITGNRELAIYALSANPLCPSATIAEVVVDELLEAHKEYLPQFNK
- a CDS encoding ABC transporter substrate-binding protein, encoding MKKIFVGLVASLMVLVGCGSNSSGQEVLRVYNWGEYIDTDVISAFEEEYGVRVQYDTFTSNEEMYTKLLSGETYDVIVPSDYTIQRLREEGLLSKIDFSKITNYSNISDDYQDRHFDPNNEYSVPYFVGSVGIVYDTTKVDSSVVEAQGWEIFKNTDYNGQVFFYDSERDGFMVALKALGYSMNTENEQELNEAYEWLVEMKAATNPIFVTDTVIDGMIGGEKSIAVMYSGDATFVISENENLEYFEPKQGTNLWIDSMVIPEVSQNKDLAHKFIDFITREENSMANSVYVGYSSPIEAVVEELTAEGGEFEGISSYIPRADFDLDEEFFYNAVTKEIMGDLWIKVISQ
- a CDS encoding ABC transporter permease gives rise to the protein MVGIKKHKGLSFAGMFAMLAFFYAPILVMIVFSFNDSRSLTNFTGFSLQWYETLFNNREMMAAVQTTIAIALISTFVSTIAGTLAAIGLSDSKPLVKQVVLTINNLPIMNPEVVTAISLMILFTAFKVPRGFVTMLIAHIAFSIPYVILTVLPKLRRIDPNLTDAAMDLGATPSQALTKIIIPQIMPSVISAALLAFTMSFDDFVISYFVTGNGVKNISIMVYTMSKRLNPSINALSTIMVLVVTVFLVVINVVPMLNKNSAKRIKV
- a CDS encoding ABC transporter permease, with the translated sequence MKVYRRLVIPYIVWISLLIVVPMLLIVLYAFTTTGSNTIVPIHFTLEHFKRFFEPVFLQVLWQSLKIALITTVICLIIGYPLAYIISRKSEKMQTFLILLVTIPMWINMLIRTYAWISILSDVGLINGFLAKFGLGPIKMLYTDFAVVLGMVYNFLPFMIIQIYTVLSRMDNSLIEASYDLGANRRQTFMKVVFPLSLSGVISGITLVFLPAVSTFVIPQFLGGGQYILIGNLIEKQFITQGNWNFGSAISLIMAALIMVSMHLTNRVDQTVDNDRPSKKVKEA
- the potA gene encoding spermidine/putrescine ABC transporter ATP-binding protein codes for the protein MDALIQFKNIVKQFDDQIVLKGINLDIFENEFVTLLGPSGCGKTTLLRILGGFLEQDSGEVVFEGIEISKVPAYKREINTVFQRYALFPHMNVYDNIAFGLRIKKESEEIINQKVNRMLKLVNLEGYGERSVTLMSGGQQQRIAIARALINEPMVLLLDEPLGALDLKLRKEMQHELKEIQQNVGITFVYVTHDQEEALTMSDKIVVMNEGEIQQIGTPSDIYNEPENRFVADFIGESNIIEGTMIRDRLVSFDDHEFECVDYGFDENEAVDIVIRPEDLDIVDIEMGKLKGVVDSILFKGVHYEIVVSTKYRDYVIHTTDNSEIGKEVGIHFFPEDIHVMWKLEAY